In Topomyia yanbarensis strain Yona2022 chromosome 2, ASM3024719v1, whole genome shotgun sequence, one DNA window encodes the following:
- the LOC131682377 gene encoding solute carrier organic anion transporter family member 74D has product MKSNYLCGLSSWHPAWLQRFATSRSFIMVYGFLGTTQAMAYIYFVITLTTLEKRFKIPSSTTGIILSGNEISQILLSLILSYVGGHRNRPRWIAWGVVFCALSCFILASPHFIYGAGEDALQLTKEFINDQEAEALLRSHNLTKIVKSTNRLCLDTFSAKECHELISVVPLVLIFMSQFVLGIGNTLYYSLGQTYLDDNTKKTNTPLMLAYASSLRTFGPVVGFALGYFALKIYIDPTKTPVIDSSDPRWLGAWWLGWIILGLAMLVFAALIGLFPKDLPAKKKEISRPKSNMPVVLMNDAEAFGKEKNPLSKPSEPNNHLTPNGNSSVEEQLVEFPRLKDFPKALMRLLKNKLLMCNIISGIFYILGSSGYITFLSKYIEVQFHKTTANATVITGPITLFGMVAGFLISGIVISKKKPSPKILLFWNVIVGIGYMMGQFSYLFLTCPDGNMPLVQGRLNLSADCNSHCHCEGIPYSPICQEDTGITFFSGCHAGCDVWNASGKFYDQCTCQNENYSPITRPWAMQPTHTTAQIKFTEHTTTEQYSSSVSSSTTTSITTTTTEYPEYEDFPKFKSLRPVTNGSELTANQSNQTTEDDSYVYDDDVADYLDRLLGSDGDFNASSSEEPAQTRKRREVTAPPTAGESAFTAKLIPGACLKGCAFGFYLFSIISSIINCFGASGRIGNLLVNYRCVAKEDKSFTQGLILMMISLFALIPGPIIYGRIIDSTCLVWTEECGERGNCQLYDQRLFRYYINLTALGLTAIGVFFDLLVWWYGRTLDLYGDQEAEQKKTAAKTPPKRVLM; this is encoded by the exons GAATCATCCTTAGTGGTAATGAAATATCACAAATTTTGCTCTCACTCATCCTCTCGTACGTCGGTGGCCACAGGAACCGACCCCGGTGGATAGCGTGGGGAGTGGTGTTCTGTGCGCTTTCCTGCTTCATCCTGGCGTCACCACACTTCATCTATGGAGCCGGTGAAGATGCACTGCAGCTCACAAAAGAGTTCATCAATGACCAAGAAGCAGAAGCGCTTCTCAGAAGTCACAACCTCACAAAAATAGTGAAAAGTACGAATCGCCTCTGTCTGGACACCTTTTCGGCCAAAGAGTGTCATGAGCTCATCTCGGTCGTTCCACTTGTGCTGATATTTATGTCCCAGTTTGTACTGGGAATCGGAAACACTCTCTATTATTCGCTGGGACAGACCTATTTGGACGATAACACGAAAAAGACCAACACACCACTAATGCTTGCGTATGCTTCATCCCTCCGAACGTTCGGCCCAGTTGTTGGGTTCGCTCTTG GCTACTTTGCACTGAAGATCTACATCGATCCAACCAAAACACCCGTCATCGACAGTTCTGATCCGCGCTGGTTAGGAGCCTGGTGGCTCGGATGGATAATTCTCGGGCTAGCCATGTTGGTATTTGCTGCTCTGATTGGACTCTTCCCGAAGGATTTACCAGCCAAGAAGAAGGAGATCAGTAG GCCCAAATCGAACATGCCAGTTGTGCTAATGAATGATGCTGAAGCCTTCGGGAAGGAGAAAAATCCTTTGAGCAAGCCAAGCGAGCCAAACAATCACTTGACACCGAATGGGAACAGCAGTGTGGAAGAACAATTGGTAGAATTTCCTCGATTGAAAG ATTTCCCGAAAGCTCTAATGCGACTTCTCAAAAACAAGCTGCTCATGTGCAACATAATCTCCGGTATTTTCTACATTCTGGGCTCCAGTGGCTACATCACATTCCTCAGCAAGTACATTGAGGTGCAGTTCCATAAAACGACAGCCAACGCAACGGTCATCACCGGTCCTATCACTCTGTTCGGAATGGTGGCTGGATTTCTAATCTCAGGCATTGTTATCTCCAAGAAAAAACCATCGCCTAAAATTTTGCTGTTTTGGAATGTAATCGTCGGAATTGGCTACATGATGGGTCAATTTTCATACCTGTTCCTCACCTGCCCGGATGGGAACATGCCTCTGGTGCAGGGTCGACTGAACCTTTCGGCCGATTGCAACAGCCACTGCCACTGCGAAGGCATCCCGTATAGTCCAATCTGTCAGGAAGATACGGGAATTACGTTCTTTTCCGGCTGTCACGCTGGTTGTGACGTGTGGAATGCTTCCGGGAAATTTTACGATCAGTGTACCTGCCAAAACGAAAACTATTCTCCAATTACGAGACCTTGGGCAATGCAGCCAACCCATACTACTGCGCAAATTAAATTCACTGAACATACGACGACGGAGCAGTACTCCTCTTCGGTATCCAGTTCAACTACGACCAGTATTACTACGACTACGACCGAATATCCGGAGTACGAAGACTTCCCGAAATTTAAATCACTACGTCCGGTGACAAACGGTTCCGAGTTAACCGCAAACCAATCAAATCAAACAACGGAAGATGATTCCTACGTTTACGATGATGACGTTGCTGACTATTTGGATCGGCTGCTCGGAAGCGACGGTGACTTCAATGCCTCCTCGAGTGAGGAACCCGCGCAGACGCGAAAGCGACGAGAAGTGACTGCACCACCTACAGCGGGGGAAAGTGCCTTTACGGCCAAACTCATACCGGGTGCCTGTTTGAAAGGATGTGCATTCGGATTCTATCTGTTCTCGATCATATCCAGTATTATCAACTGTTTCGGTGCATCCGGACGCATTGGAAATTTGCTGGTCAATTATCG GTGCGTCGCCAAGGAGGACAAATCCTTCACACAGGGGCTGATTCTAATGATGATCAGTCTATTTGCACTGATCCCGGGACCAATCATCTACGGACGGATCATCGACAGTACCTGTCTGGTGTGGACCGAAGAGTGCGGAGAACGAGGGAACTGTCAGCTGTACGACCAGCGCCTCTTTCGATACTACATCAATCTGACGGCGCTAG GCCTAACAGCGATTGGAGTATTTTTCGATCTTCTCGTGTGGTGGTACGGACGAACTTTGGATCTTTACGGCGATCAGGAGGCAGAGCAGAAGAAAACGGCTGCAAAGACCCCACcaaaacgtgttttaatgtaa